Below is a genomic region from Prunus persica cultivar Lovell chromosome G3, Prunus_persica_NCBIv2, whole genome shotgun sequence.
AGGGCACGCCCATATATAGGAGGTAATAAAACCTCTTTTCTTGCAAAACTCAAGGTAAGCTATCTGAAGACAAAAAttagtaaaaagaaaatttgagttACCATTTGTCAATTAGCTGTACCAGTAACATAGGCTTAAATAATGATAGGGAAACAAAGTAACTACCAATAATTCATGATAAACAAATGTACGAAGAGCTTCTCCATTCACAGTTTTTGTCTCTGGCCTGAAGTACTTAATAGAATCCAGATATGATATATAAACACAACGCTTATTCGGATGACTACATTCTGAGCCGAACTCTTGCACATACATTCCAAAAAGGCATACATCTACCCCTTCAATCCTCTGAAACAAAAGAATAACctgaatgcaaaaaaaaataaaaatggtatTAGGTTAACTATAATAAACAAGCAGTGACACTAAAATAGAAGAGATTCAGAGTGAGAGAGGAGGAAAGTCTATAATAAATCAACAAAGTAATCTATGGATTGGTTAAAATTTTCCCACCTTTGATATGTATGGGAATTCAGCAGGGTAATTCTCGTCATGAAAGAGATCCAAAAACTTTTGCTTCACTTTTAGTGTTTTTTGAACAGATAAAACCACTCTGACAACAAGATCTTCGACTCCTGGAACCTAACAAcccatcaaatcaaacaaaagcagTAAGCAGATAGAAGGGATTGTATATCATAAACACATTCCCTGTGAATATATAAACAGGAATTTTAGATGcgaatttaatttatattgaGTGTCTTGTTAGATTCGAATGCCCTTTTTCTACATTTTCAACATAATAAACCACCGAGACAACAAAATCCTTTGTTCCTGGAACCTAACATCTCATTGAAAGAAACATAGTAATAACAAACAAGAAGCTTCAAAGGACTGTAGATTATGAACCATCTCTGTATGAAGACAAGCAGCTtcaaacaagaaactttaTAACCGCTAGGCCCATGATTGAATTGATTAGGACATAACCGCTAGGCATTCACCTCAAGACACCCATCTTAGTGGTCACAATATTTTTGTCCAACtctcaaaacataaaaaattatcttaaaatgcaaaataaattagaTAAACTGAAAGTGCATCCTAAACAGAGTTTTATTCTTACCTCAAAAAATTCTTTTCCTTCGACCTttgctctctcttctctctcttgcttGAGGCGCCTAAAGAGTCTTTGTTCTATGTGGTCGCTAAGCATGGTAGTTGGTAGATCTTTTGCACTGAAAACAGCATTATTTGGTAAGTTCTTGAGCTCTCCACATTCTGTCTCTTTTGACAAGCATTTGAGACATATGCATTCAGCTTTGCCTTCCAAAGCACTTTTGTCATTAAAGAGAGCACATATCTGATGTTGCCAGCCATTGCATTTATCACATTGAACCCACTGCAAGTACATAAAAAGCCTCAGGAATTGAGTCACTAATTTCaagatttcagaaataaaaagacCAAATTACTTAAACTTACCGATTCTTCGGTTTCTTCATCATTCTTCTTTTTACTGAGTTTTGCCTTTGAAATGTGAATACCACGAAATGAGATATTTCCACCTCGAGACTCCTTATAGCACAACGTGCAAACACAATATTGTGTATCATGCTCGTCTAGTGTGCAGTAATAGTTTACACTGCGCTTGATACGGGCACTACAGAATGAGCAATAGATTGGTGTGGGGGCAAAAAAAAGCTTACCCGACGCACACAACTGACACACTTTCTCActgttttctctttcttccgtCACGATACTCTGTTTTAAAATAAAGGCATAAGAATAGTATTGTTCATGTTCAATCAATGCAAACCTAGACAAATATAAATGAGTTGAAACTCTTGGAGAAACTTAAAAAAAGCAATAACGGTGAATGGAAAAATTACTACCTGATCAATGCTCTGCCCAAGACTTGATAAATGTTCCTTGATTTGCTCTTCTGTGTAAATTTCAGTTAAAAGGGCACCCTTTGTCTCTGGATTCTGTGGCTTTATCACTTCCTTAAGATCAGAGTCTGGTATTGGCTCTGTTTGGATGAACTCAGTCCTTACTTCCCCCTCTTTAAATTCAACACTAAGCTCTTCTGAGAGCAAAGATAAACTCTTGGATCCCATTCCTCCGGGAACTTCTTTCACATTGTCTATAATTTCACTAGTGCTAGTAGGGTCTAATTGCTCCATCTGATGACAAATAAATACTCCTACAGAAGGAAGAGGCACACTTTCGGAATCCAGTTTATTGATATTGTCAGAATCACATTTTCTAACACCACTGATCCCTGTGGAATCTTGTATAGAATTTTTAGCTGGTTCTATTTCCACATGCGTTACTTCAGAATTAATAGATACAGGAGATTTTGACTGTTGCTGCAGATATGAAAGTCCTTTAGGAGCACAAGGCTGGACAACTGAAGGAGCCAATAGATGAGAATTCTCATTTATATTCTCCATCTTCAACCTTTTTGACGAAGGCGACATATCTTCAATATTTCCTGAACTGGGTTCATCTGAAGCATACTCTTGAGCACCATTTGACTGTCCTGGAGGAACCCGAGGCTGCAAATATGGATGAAGGGGTCGTTTTTGGTTATGTTGAGACTTTATCATCTGGGAACAAGATTGCACTATATCCTCAGAATTAATAGATAGAGGAGATTCAGATTGGTGCTGCAGATATGGAAGTCCTTCATGAGCACAATGTTGAATAACTGAAGGAGCCGATAGATGAGAACTCTCATTTTTATTCTCCATCTTCAACCTTTTTGACGAAGGCAGAATATCTTCAATATTTCCTGAACTGGGTCCATCTGAAGCGTACTCTTGAGCACCATGTGACTGTTCTGGAGGAACCTGTGGCCGCAAATATGGACAAAGGGGTCGTTTTTGGTTATGTTGAGACTTTATCATCCGGGAACAAGATTGCACTGTATCCTCAGAATTAATAGATAGAGGAGATTCAGATTGGTGCTGCAGATATGGAAGTCCTTCAGGAGCACAATGTTGAACAACTGAAGGGGCCAAAAGATGAAAACTTCCATTTTTGTTCTCCATCTTCAACCTTTTCGACGAAGGAAGAATATCTTCAATGTTTCCTGAACTAGGCCCATCTGAAGCACACTGTTGAGCAGCATATGACTGTTCTGGAGGAACCCGAGGCTGCAAATATGAAGGATGGGGTCGGTTTTGGTTATGCTGAGACTTCATTATCAGGGAACAAGATTGCACTATATCCTCAAGAGTTGAGATCTCTTTGCTGAAGATTCTGCCAGGAAGAATATTAGAAACTTCAGGAACTTCTATTGGAATATGTTGGGAGATCAGCAAGTTAGAAGAGGAAACCGCTGAAAATTCTCCCATTGTAGATGGAAAAACCATGGATTGAGCATTCCCCAAACGACCTTTGAATTCATAGGATTCAATTTCACAAGAAAAAGTGCTTGTCAGAACAGAAAAACAGTATACAGAAATGAGGAGACCAAGAAAGAACCCAATAGAAAACGAGACCATATGTTTGAGTGGATAGACTTGTTATGCGTAAGTATGTTTTccattataatatatttatttatagaaatctAGATCCTCTAACATAGTTTCAAAAATAACTCTAAATGACTCTATGCAGATTGGTGAACAGATACCTGCTTCAAAAGCACATATTGAATAAATGAACAtacaattcatcaatcaagtTGATCAAACATAAGATGGGAGAACTTGGATCTAACTATGTGGTTACATAATATGAGTACAAGAATGCCACTTCTACCCCAGTCCAGTGAGTAAACTAAGACATCTGAGTCAAGCCATCCAAAATCTGAAAGAAGTATGCCATATTTcttagtaaaaaaaattaaaaaaattcagatacTACATTGTAGCCTACAGCTAAATCTGGTATCAATAATTTTCTCATCAGGCACGGCAGAAACAATAAAGTAGTCTAACAACAAGAAACTATACATGATCTGAGGACTTAAAACAAACAGAAGTTACAAAATAACACATTTTGTCAATCATGCAACTAAAACTCAAGTATGATTCATAACTTCATAAACTGGACGAGGTTAAACATAATGCGGGCACAAGCATACCATGGTCAAGATGTTGCTGTTGAACATGACAATCAAACGATATATCAGAACTGTAATTCAGATTCCCTTGAGGAGCGAATGTCCCATCATCAAAACCTCCAATAACAGAGAACTCATTGGCATTGGAATATGCAGTGATTGATGCTGAGGCGTCctcaagaggaagaaaaatctCAGAAGCAACCTGCATTAGGCCTGACGAAAAAGACATATCCAATTCATTGGAAGCAATGAATCTATTGGCATATCCCTGCTTATAACCATTAAAAGGGGACCctacaaagaaaattcattACTCCATTAGATAAATATGTCTAAACTAACCAATTGTTAAATGAGTTTGTTTTGGAAAGTTAAAATGGCCCACCTTTGATGAGGTTAACGTGATCAGCATTGTTAGCTATGAAAGCATTATGACCAATGGAGTCATATTTACTAGTACCACTTAAGCAGTTAGAAGGTGTTTCTGCAGAACCTGAATCGCAAAAACCGTGAGGCAGCCCTGAAGTTGGCATTGGCGTACACAAAGGCAAACCTACTTGTTCATTGGAGTTTGCATCATATAGTTTATGCTGGAGTAAAATTTGCAGCCGATGAGACAGTGTCTCCTCATTC
It encodes:
- the LOC18781631 gene encoding histone acetyltransferase HAC12, whose product is MNSHKISKMDVQRYNSGQTFGHISNYPVLNSSPFLLGGDGLRGQSIKCQLGYLSDWRKGPRVSSVRNLVRKKISDIFFLNTNYVLGELASDFVGVLENQLFMEATSEEEYVNEETLSHRLQILLQHKLYDANSNEQVGLPLCTPMPTSGLPHGFCDSGSAETPSNCLSGTSKYDSIGHNAFIANNADHVNLIKGSPFNGYKQGYANRFIASNELDMSFSSGLMQVASEIFLPLEDASASITAYSNANEFSVIGGFDDGTFAPQGNLNYSSDISFDCHVQQQHLDHGRLGNAQSMVFPSTMGEFSAVSSSNLLISQHIPIEVPEVSNILPGRIFSKEISTLEDIVQSCSLIMKSQHNQNRPHPSYLQPRVPPEQSYAAQQCASDGPSSGNIEDILPSSKRLKMENKNGSFHLLAPSVVQHCAPEGLPYLQHQSESPLSINSEDTVQSCSRMIKSQHNQKRPLCPYLRPQVPPEQSHGAQEYASDGPSSGNIEDILPSSKRLKMENKNESSHLSAPSVIQHCAHEGLPYLQHQSESPLSINSEDIVQSCSQMIKSQHNQKRPLHPYLQPRVPPGQSNGAQEYASDEPSSGNIEDMSPSSKRLKMENINENSHLLAPSVVQPCAPKGLSYLQQQSKSPVSINSEVTHVEIEPAKNSIQDSTGISGVRKCDSDNINKLDSESVPLPSVGVFICHQMEQLDPTSTSEIIDNVKEVPGGMGSKSLSLLSEELSVEFKEGEVRTEFIQTEPIPDSDLKEVIKPQNPETKGALLTEIYTEEQIKEHLSSLGQSIDQSIVTEERENSEKVCQLCASGKLFFAPTPIYCSFCSARIKRSVNYYCTLDEHDTQYCVCTLCYKESRGGNISFRGIHISKAKLSKKKNDEETEESWVQCDKCNGWQHQICALFNDKSALEGKAECICLKCLSKETECGELKNLPNNAVFSAKDLPTTMLSDHIEQRLFRRLKQEREERAKVEGKEFFEVPGVEDLVVRVVLSVQKTLKVKQKFLDLFHDENYPAEFPYISKVILLFQRIEGVDVCLFGMYVQEFGSECSHPNKRCVYISYLDSIKYFRPETKTVNGEALRTFVYHELLIAYLEFCKKRGFITSYIWACPPVKGEDYILYCHPEMQKTPKPDKLRQWYQSMIKKAANEKIVVSFTNLYDRFFIPTGECNSKVTAARLPYFDGDYWSATAEDVIRNIEKERMTDSKKKAKKTITKRTLKAMGHTSPSDGSTKDILLMQKLGQTILPNKEDFIIVDMQYVCSHCHEAILSGGRWSCSQCKNFHLCERCHEAERKSYGRDMHISVNMEQHVLSQVMVENVLSDTKDEDVISNSRLLENRHTFLSLCEKNHYQFDTLRRAKYSSIMILHHLRNATVLTAGNTCSICHKDAVVAQSWVCEICPEFGVCAACYQEKGSSCHIHKLTQSSTTVSCRTESRGSPQKPLMIRELLDVLHHARKCCSTKIQPCSYPNCLKIKKLLCHATKCTVRTTGGCQYCKKAWYVINLHSRNCRESNCGIQRCM